A window of the Harmonia axyridis chromosome 5, icHarAxyr1.1, whole genome shotgun sequence genome harbors these coding sequences:
- the LOC123680337 gene encoding uncharacterized protein LOC123680337 isoform X2, translated as MAPRNDNNAENACKKCSKEVKICVTCYSCESKYHPSCILKINGIYVDSGKVLCCDDITSKLIEYRKMEQELQKAKSRLVSLNQLCFEQSMSQTNMIEIESTDTITTGENKEYEIMYLNRIIEEKADMNEELRDKIKVLNKYISLLEKLDKNETSLVPSPRETSNPTDNCNHKFKKSKMPSDAPTSADNEISMKKTASTPLSTAVITTYADKTKTMKKSVLTPISTAVTTPRRTDDGNKWTIPEKKRKIKQGTDEGAYSLKAADRMAWLYVGRVSKNCTEVDLLEFLRKKKPHRKFEVQKISKPESPNTSFKVGFDFELIEDLNKETFWPRGIIIKRYRFFREQGQFKEARRSPSQFAQC; from the exons ATGGCGCCACGTAACGACAACAATGCAGAAAATGCTTGTAAAAAGTGCAGTAAGGAAGTGAAAATTTGTGTGACCTGTTATTCGTGTGAAAGTAAATATCACCCTAGCTGTATCCTTAAAATAAATGGAATTTATGTCGACAGTGGAAAGGTGCTGTGTTGTGATGACATAACCTccaaattaattgaatatagaAAGATGGAACAAGAACTCCAAAAAGCGAAATCTCGTTTAGTAAGTCTGAATCAACTATGTTTTGAACAATCCATGAGTCAAACAAATATG attgaaatagaatcaACAGATACAATAACAACAGGTGAAAACAAGGAATATGAAATAATGTATTTGAATAGAATAATAGAGGAAAAAGCGGATATGAATGAAGAATTACGAGACAAAATAAAGGTtctgaataaatatatatcgTTATTAGAAAAGCTTGACAAAAACGAGACTTCACTAGTGCCATCTCCAAGGGAAACATCTAATCCTACAGATAACTGTAATCATAAATTTAAGAAGAGTAAAATGCCATCTGATGCACCCACATCTGCAGATAATGAGATTTCAATGAAGAAAACTGCGTCGACCCCACTATCAACAGCGGTGATAACAACATATGCAGATAAGACGAagacaatgaagaaatctgtatTGACTCCAATATCAACAGCGGTGACAACTCCTAGAAGAACGGATGATGGAAATAAATGGACAATCCctgaaaagaaaagaaaaatcaagCAAGGAACGGATGAAGGCGCCTACTCACTGAAAGCTGCTGATCGCATGGCCTGGTTGTATGTCGGACGGGTGAGTAAGAATTGTACCGAGGTAGACCTTCTCGAattcttgagaaaaaaaaagcCTCACAGAAAATTCGAAGttcagaaaatatcaaaacCAGAGAGCCCCAATACATCATTCAAGGTGGGCTTCGACTTCGAGTTAATAGAAGATCTGAATAAGGAAACATTTTGGCCTCgaggaataataataaagagATACCGTTTTTTTCGAGAACAAGGACAATTCAAAGAAGCTAGAAGATCACCCTCTCAATTTGCTCAATGTTAA
- the LOC123680337 gene encoding uncharacterized protein LOC123680337 isoform X1, translated as MAPRNDNNAENACKKCSKEVKICVTCYSCESKYHPSCILKINGIYVDSGKVLCCDDITSKLIEYRKMEQELQKAKSRLVSLNQLCFEQSMSQTNMIEDGSIAIQEDCNEDMPKKIEIESTDTITTGEMNEELRDKIKVLNKYISLLEKLDKNETSLVPSPRETSNPTDNCNHKFKKSKMPSDAPTSADNEISMKKTASTPLSTAVITTYADKTKTMKKSVLTPISTAVTTPRRTDDGNKWTIPEKKRKIKQGTDEGAYSLKAADRMAWLYVGRVSKNCTEVDLLEFLRKKKPHRKFEVQKISKPESPNTSFKVGFDFELIEDLNKETFWPRGIIIKRYRFFREQGQFKEARRSPSQFAQC; from the exons ATGGCGCCACGTAACGACAACAATGCAGAAAATGCTTGTAAAAAGTGCAGTAAGGAAGTGAAAATTTGTGTGACCTGTTATTCGTGTGAAAGTAAATATCACCCTAGCTGTATCCTTAAAATAAATGGAATTTATGTCGACAGTGGAAAGGTGCTGTGTTGTGATGACATAACCTccaaattaattgaatatagaAAGATGGAACAAGAACTCCAAAAAGCGAAATCTCGTTTAGTAAGTCTGAATCAACTATGTTTTGAACAATCCATGAGTCAAACAAATATGATTGAAGATGGAAGCATTGCGATACAAGAAGACTGTAATGAGGACatgccaaaaaaaattgaaatagaatcaACAGATACAATAACAACAGGTGAAA TGAATGAAGAATTACGAGACAAAATAAAGGTtctgaataaatatatatcgTTATTAGAAAAGCTTGACAAAAACGAGACTTCACTAGTGCCATCTCCAAGGGAAACATCTAATCCTACAGATAACTGTAATCATAAATTTAAGAAGAGTAAAATGCCATCTGATGCACCCACATCTGCAGATAATGAGATTTCAATGAAGAAAACTGCGTCGACCCCACTATCAACAGCGGTGATAACAACATATGCAGATAAGACGAagacaatgaagaaatctgtatTGACTCCAATATCAACAGCGGTGACAACTCCTAGAAGAACGGATGATGGAAATAAATGGACAATCCctgaaaagaaaagaaaaatcaagCAAGGAACGGATGAAGGCGCCTACTCACTGAAAGCTGCTGATCGCATGGCCTGGTTGTATGTCGGACGGGTGAGTAAGAATTGTACCGAGGTAGACCTTCTCGAattcttgagaaaaaaaaagcCTCACAGAAAATTCGAAGttcagaaaatatcaaaacCAGAGAGCCCCAATACATCATTCAAGGTGGGCTTCGACTTCGAGTTAATAGAAGATCTGAATAAGGAAACATTTTGGCCTCgaggaataataataaagagATACCGTTTTTTTCGAGAACAAGGACAATTCAAAGAAGCTAGAAGATCACCCTCTCAATTTGCTCAATGTTAA